A genomic stretch from Corynebacterium terpenotabidum Y-11 includes:
- a CDS encoding DciA family protein has translation MSDSHDPVAEQWEKLRRLSRSAGQDAKGTAASDGLSPTPVPPRTPYNPRRRRGRKPEKMKTRYDGRMDRSYRDPGQFGDLVQREIRRNGWNRNFAVGTLKGNWAGIVGEDVARHTWVVMYKEKERQLHIECDSTAWATNLRLMQTMILQTIAKKVGGDVVAELRIYGPRPPSWRKGRYHVKGRGPRDTYG, from the coding sequence ATGAGTGATTCCCACGATCCCGTCGCCGAGCAGTGGGAGAAGCTGCGTCGGCTGTCCCGATCGGCCGGGCAGGACGCGAAGGGCACAGCAGCGTCCGACGGTCTGTCACCGACACCGGTGCCGCCACGGACTCCATACAACCCCCGACGTCGTCGTGGTCGGAAGCCGGAGAAGATGAAGACCCGCTATGACGGGCGGATGGACCGCAGCTACCGGGATCCGGGTCAGTTCGGCGATCTCGTCCAGCGGGAGATCCGCCGGAACGGGTGGAACCGTAATTTCGCGGTCGGCACGCTCAAAGGCAACTGGGCGGGGATCGTCGGTGAGGATGTGGCCCGACACACCTGGGTGGTCATGTACAAGGAGAAGGAACGTCAGCTCCACATCGAGTGCGATTCCACGGCCTGGGCGACGAATCTGCGGTTGATGCAGACGATGATCCTGCAGACCATCGCGAAGAAGGTCGGTGGCGACGTCGTCGCTGAACTGCGTATTTACGGTCCGCGTCCGCCGAGCTGGCGCAAGGGCAGGTACCACGTCAAAGGTCGTGGTCCACGGGACACCTACGGATAG
- the gyrB gene encoding DNA topoisomerase (ATP-hydrolyzing) subunit B translates to MNADQVSQQGADEYGAEQITILEGLEAVRKRPGMYIGSTSERGLHHLIWEVVDNSVDEAMAGFADRVEVTLKDDGSVEVVDNGRGIPVEMHPTGRPTVQVVMTELHAGGKFDSQAYAVSGGLHGVGISVVNALSTRVETTIRRDGYLWRQVFDHSLPEELEQVKKARGTGTTQRFWADPDIFETTTYNFDTVSRRLQEMAFLNKGLTITLTDERRQVIEQDEDLEGAAAEDAAAPKSADEVAQAEQQSEPKIRTKVFHYPHGLKDYVDHLNKSKTPVHPTVIDLEAKGEDHEVEIALQWNSGYSQSVHTFANTINTIEGGTHEEGFRAALTSLMNKYAREHKLLKEKDGKLTGDDCREGLAAVISVRVGDPQFEGQTKTKLGNSEIKGFVQKATNEHVADWFDANPAEAKAIITKAVSSALARAAARKARDLVRRKSATDLGGLPGKLADCRSKDPVRSEIYIVEGDSAGGSAKSGRDSMFQAILPLRGKILNVEKARLDKVLKNAEVQAIITALGTGIHDEFDISKLRYHKIVLMADADVDGQHIATLLLTLLYRFMRPLIEEGHVYLAMPPLYKLKWGKGEPGFAYSDAERDAQLAEGLAAGRKINKDDGIQRYKGLGEMNAKELWETTMDPADRILKKVTLEDAADADETFAILMGDDVVARRSFITRNAKDVRFLDV, encoded by the coding sequence ATGAACGCTGACCAGGTATCCCAGCAGGGAGCCGACGAGTACGGCGCAGAACAGATCACCATCCTGGAAGGTCTGGAGGCCGTCCGGAAGCGCCCCGGTATGTATATCGGTTCCACCAGTGAGCGCGGCCTCCACCACCTCATCTGGGAGGTCGTCGACAACTCTGTCGACGAGGCCATGGCCGGTTTCGCCGACCGCGTCGAAGTCACCCTCAAGGACGACGGCTCCGTCGAGGTCGTGGACAACGGTCGTGGTATCCCGGTGGAGATGCACCCCACGGGGCGTCCCACCGTCCAGGTCGTCATGACCGAGCTCCACGCCGGCGGCAAGTTCGACTCCCAGGCCTACGCCGTCTCCGGTGGTCTGCACGGTGTGGGTATCTCCGTGGTCAACGCCCTGTCCACCCGGGTGGAGACCACCATCCGACGCGACGGTTACCTGTGGCGTCAGGTCTTCGACCACTCGCTGCCGGAGGAGCTGGAGCAGGTCAAGAAGGCGCGCGGTACCGGAACTACCCAGCGGTTCTGGGCCGATCCGGACATTTTCGAGACCACGACCTACAACTTCGACACGGTCTCGCGTCGCCTCCAGGAGATGGCCTTCCTCAACAAGGGGCTGACCATCACGCTGACCGATGAACGTCGGCAGGTCATCGAGCAGGACGAAGATCTGGAGGGTGCCGCCGCGGAGGACGCCGCCGCCCCGAAGTCCGCTGACGAGGTCGCTCAGGCGGAGCAGCAGAGCGAGCCGAAGATCCGCACCAAGGTCTTCCACTACCCGCACGGTCTGAAGGACTACGTCGACCACCTCAACAAGTCGAAGACCCCGGTGCACCCGACGGTCATCGACCTGGAGGCCAAGGGCGAGGACCACGAGGTGGAGATCGCCCTGCAGTGGAACTCCGGATACTCGCAGTCGGTCCACACCTTCGCGAACACCATCAACACGATCGAGGGCGGTACCCATGAAGAGGGTTTCCGCGCGGCGCTGACCTCACTGATGAACAAGTACGCCCGTGAGCACAAGCTTCTCAAGGAGAAGGACGGCAAGCTCACCGGTGACGACTGCCGTGAAGGTCTCGCCGCGGTCATCTCCGTGCGTGTCGGTGATCCCCAGTTTGAGGGGCAGACCAAGACCAAGCTCGGGAACTCGGAGATCAAGGGCTTCGTCCAGAAGGCCACCAACGAGCACGTGGCCGACTGGTTCGACGCGAACCCGGCCGAGGCCAAGGCGATCATCACCAAGGCCGTCTCCTCGGCCCTGGCCCGCGCTGCCGCGCGGAAGGCCCGCGACCTGGTGCGCCGCAAGTCCGCGACGGATCTGGGTGGTCTGCCCGGCAAGCTCGCCGACTGCCGTTCCAAGGATCCGGTGAGGTCCGAGATCTACATCGTGGAGGGCGATTCGGCCGGCGGTTCAGCCAAGTCCGGCCGTGACTCGATGTTCCAGGCGATCCTCCCGCTGCGCGGCAAGATCCTCAACGTGGAGAAGGCCCGCCTCGACAAGGTGCTGAAGAATGCCGAGGTCCAGGCGATCATTACCGCGCTCGGCACCGGCATCCACGATGAGTTCGACATCTCGAAGCTGCGCTACCACAAGATCGTCCTCATGGCGGACGCCGACGTCGACGGCCAGCACATCGCCACCCTGCTGCTCACCCTGCTCTACCGGTTCATGCGTCCGCTCATCGAGGAAGGCCACGTCTACCTCGCCATGCCGCCGCTGTACAAGCTGAAGTGGGGCAAGGGTGAGCCCGGATTCGCCTACTCCGACGCGGAGCGGGACGCCCAGCTCGCCGAGGGTCTGGCCGCCGGCCGGAAGATCAACAAGGACGACGGCATCCAGCGCTACAAGGGCCTCGGCGAGATGAACGCCAAGGAGCTGTGGGAGACCACCATGGATCCCGCTGACCGTATCCTCAAGAAGGTCACCCTGGAGGACGCCGCCGACGCCGACGAGACCTTCGCCATCCTCATGGGCGACGATGTCGTCGCCCGCCGCAGCTTCATCACCCGGAACGCGAAAGATGTGCGGTTCCTTGACGTCTGA
- a CDS encoding alpha/beta fold hydrolase gives MCGSLTSEALVTMPDGSASRVLLFAPDDADIARPLIVIWPGFGVGARYYRPIAQELASRGFPVAVGELRGQGSSTAVASWSDRWGYHDMASQDYPRTIRAAKARFDLPSDYPTVLLTHSMGGQIGSIFLSRPETADLGVIGMMGVGSGSPFTRAFPNPERRRLRIGGILMGGVSAVLGYWPGGRFDVTPYGRQSGVHLREWARFGRTNSLARLRGQDIDYTAAMQELELPVLFTRFSNDEYCTVASSRALANLIPKAFARVEELPGTLGHNTWAREPQEISDRFELFVAEISPAVS, from the coding sequence ATGTGCGGTTCCTTGACGTCTGAGGCACTCGTCACGATGCCGGACGGGTCGGCGTCCCGCGTCCTGCTCTTCGCCCCGGACGATGCGGACATCGCACGCCCCCTGATCGTCATCTGGCCCGGATTCGGGGTCGGGGCACGGTACTACCGGCCGATCGCGCAGGAACTCGCGTCCCGCGGATTCCCCGTCGCCGTGGGTGAGCTCCGTGGTCAGGGATCCAGTACGGCCGTGGCCTCCTGGTCCGACCGCTGGGGTTACCACGATATGGCGTCCCAAGACTACCCGCGGACCATCCGGGCGGCGAAAGCCCGCTTCGACCTGCCGTCCGATTATCCGACGGTGCTGCTCACCCATTCCATGGGCGGGCAGATCGGTAGTATCTTCCTCTCCCGGCCGGAGACCGCGGACCTCGGCGTCATCGGGATGATGGGGGTGGGGTCCGGTTCGCCGTTCACCCGCGCCTTCCCGAATCCGGAACGTCGCCGCCTGCGGATCGGCGGCATCCTCATGGGCGGTGTCAGTGCCGTACTCGGCTACTGGCCGGGCGGACGTTTCGACGTCACCCCTTATGGTCGACAGTCCGGCGTCCACCTGCGTGAATGGGCACGGTTCGGGCGGACGAACTCACTGGCCAGGTTGCGGGGCCAGGACATCGATTACACGGCGGCGATGCAGGAGCTGGAACTGCCGGTTCTGTTCACCCGTTTCTCCAACGACGAATACTGCACGGTGGCGTCCTCCCGTGCATTGGCGAACCTCATCCCGAAGGCGTTTGCGCGGGTCGAGGAACTTCCCGGGACGCTGGGTCACAACACCTGGGCCCGTGAACCGCAGGAGATCTCGGACCGGTTCGAGCTCTTCGTGGCGGAGATCAGCCCCGCCGTCAGCTGA